The window GAGGCCCAGCGGGCGACGAGGCGCCGAACAACTGGCCGTCGCTCTTCGGCGGGCCGGCCTGGACGCGGCTCGCCCCGGGCGCCGACGACGGCCCGCTCGGCCCGCAGTGGTACCTCCACCTCTTCGACTCCTCGCAGCCCGACCTGAACTGGGACAACGCGGAGGTCCGCGACGAGTTCGAGGCGGTCCTGCGGTTCTGGCTCGACCGGGGCGTGGACGGGTTCCGCATCGACGTCGCGCACAGCCTGGTCAAGGAGCCCGGGCTGCCCGACTGGGCGGGCCGGGGCCCGAACGGCGAGCGCATCATGATCGTCGGCTCGCAGGACGACGGCTCCACGGGCGTCGGCGACAGCGGCCCCATGTTCGACCAGGACGGCGTGCACGACATCTACCGGTCCTGGCACAAGGTGCTCTCCGCGTACGACGGCGACCGCTGCCTGGTGGCCGAGGCCTGGGTCGAGCCCCTGTCCCGCCTGGCGAACTACGTGCGCGCGGACGAGATGCAGCAGGCATTCAACTTCTCGTTCCTCACCACGCCGTGGGACGCGGCGCGGCTGCGCCAGGTGGTCACGCGCTCGCTGACGGCGATGGACGCCGTCGGCGCACCGACCACGTGGGTGCTGTCCAACCACGACGTCGTGCGTGCGGTCTCGCGCCTCGGCCTCGAGGACACCAGCGGGGCCGGGCCGAACGGCATCGGCATCAACGACGTCCAGCCGGACGCGCCGCTCGGCCTGCGCCGGGCCCGCGCCGCGACGCTGCTCATGCTCGGCCTGCCCGGCTCGGCGTACCTCTACCAGGGCGAGGAGCTCGGCCTGCCCGAGCACACCACGCTGCCCGACGAGCTGCGCGAGGACCCGGCCTTCATCCGCACCGGCGGCGCCGAGCCCGGCCGGGACGGCTGCCGCGTGCCCCTGCCGTGGGTCGGCGGGGCGCCCGGCAACGGGTTCGGGCCCACCGGTGAGACCTGGCTGCCGCAGCCCGAGATCTACACCGACCTTGCCGCCGACCGGCAGTACGGCGTCGAGGGCTCGACCTACGAGCTCTACCGGACGGCGCTCGACCTGCGCCGGGCCGAGGGCCTGGGTGCGGGCAGCCTCTCCTGGGTCGATGCCCTGGCCGACAGCCCGGACGTCCTCGCCTTCCGCGTGGCCGACGTCGTGGTGGTCGCCAACCTGGGCGCGGCACCGGTCGTGCTGCCTGCCGGGTCCGAGGTGCTGCTGGCCTCGGGCGACCTCATCGACGGCGCGGTGCCCACCGACACCGCCGTCTGGCTGCGCGCCTGACGAACGTCAATGCCGACGTAGAACGGAACGCGACGGACCAGCCCGTCGCGTTCCGTTCTACCTCGGCAGGTTCACGGCTCGATGCCGTAGAACTCGCGCGCCTCCTCGACGGTCGGCGATCCGTCGAAGCCCACGTCGTTCGCGCTGACCCTCTCCGACGAACCCTCGAGCTGGTACTCCTGCGGCGTCGACCACTCCGGATCGAGGTCGGGGGCCTCGGCATACGCCCGCAAGACCTCGTCGACGATCAGGGCTCCCTCGTCCTCGGTCGCAGCGTCGAGCACGACCTCCGAGCGCACCCAGCCGCCGCTGGGGTTGTCCTCGCAGTCGAACTCAGCGGAGACCACCCCGTCGATCGACAGCGCGATCTCGGCCATGCGCTCCTCGCACGCCCGGTCCGTCACACTGCAGGCGGTCAGCGTGCCACCCAGCAGGAGAGCACCGAGCGCCGCCACTGCCCCTGCCAGGCGGGGGCGACCCTGCCTCGTCGTCTCGACACCCATGGCTAGTCCTCTCTCCCGACGCTGACGTCCACCGCGCTGACCGAGTCCCCGCCGAGGAAGCCGCGCTGGATGAGCTGCTGCTGGTAGGCGGCCAGCTCAGGGTTGGTGCTGTTGTTGTCGAGCGAGTCCGAGTAGTTGCCGTGGTCGTGGTTGGTCATAGCCTCCGCAGCCAGCGCCGGCACCACGCCGAGGTTGCCCCACCACGCGTTCTGCTCATCCGGGTTGCCCATGGTGACCGTCGTGTGGCTGGAGTTGTTCTCGGGGTATCCGCCGACCGGGCCTACCCGGTCGTCGCCGAGATCGAGGCGCGGCACCGCGTCGCCCGAGTGCTGCAGCTCCAGCACGTCCACACCTGGTGCGACGTGCGTGCTGTCGATCGGTGAGCCGAAGGTCATGAGATTCGTGATGTTGTGCTCGGCGACAAAGGCCGGGTCGGCAGCGATCGCCGCGGCCGTCATGCCGCCCTGCGAGTGCCCCGCAAGCATGACCTCGGTTCCCTCGGGCAGGTTGGCGTTCTCGATCGCCAGCTTCACGGCTTCGGTCATGGTCGACTCGCCGCCACCGGCAGTGACGAGGTTCCCCGTGACATCCATCGCGTTGCTGCCCGCGAGAGGATTCCAGGTCTCTGTGCCCGGGATGCTGACGATCGCCGTCGGCCCGTTCGGGCCCTCGGAGGTCGTGATGCGTACGACACCGTCGCCCGCTTCGTACGCGTCGGTCACGCTCCGTGTGATGTCGCCGAGGACCTTGGGCTGTTCGATCCCCTCGACCGGCCTTGGGTCTCCCGCGTAGGGGTTGCCGTCGTCGAAGACCTTGGGGTCCCACATGCCGCCCGTGCTCAGAGTTAGGTTCGCACCGACTATTGCGCCCCCGAGCAGTATCGTGGACGCGATCACCTCTGTGGTGCGCGGCCACTCGCCGTCCAGGATCGCCCCGCCGGTCGAGTCCCAGAGCTGCATACCGGCGTCGCCCACGTTTTCGAACGCGCCGTCGATCGTGCTCGCGCGATCGCCGAGCCAGCCGAGCGCGTCGGAGCCCCGGTCGCCGAGCCACCCGGCGGCATCCTCACCGGCGTCCCAGACGTCCCCGGCCGCATCCTTGCCGGCGTCCCAGAGGTCGCCGGCCCGGTCCCCGAGCCAGCCGGCCGCGTCGTCGGCCTTGTCTCCCGCCCAGTCGACGGCGTCGCCGCCTGCGTCCCAGAGGTCCCCGGCCTTGTCGCCGAGCCAGCCCAGCGGGCCGCCGCCGTCGTCGTCACCGCCGTCGTCGGTGTTCGACGACCCCTGGGTCGAGACGCCGGCGAACGGGTTGCCGTCCAGCGTGTTGGAGGCCTCGTCCTGGGCGTCGGCGTTCGCCTTGGCCTTCTGCGCGTAGGAGGTCAGCGACTCCGCGACCTGGCTCAGCACCGGCGCGTGCTGGCTGCCCCACTCGTCCCGCATGTACTCGACGACCGGGCCCCACCCGTCGAACGAGCCGACGGCGGCCGTGGCGACCTGCCTGATCGACTCCAGCTCCGCCGCGCCGTCCTCCAGCTTCTGGGCGAGGAGGCGGACCTGCTCCGGGTCCTGCCCCCACATGCTCTCGCTCACTGATCCGCCTCGTCGTCCGCCTCGGGTGCTGCGTTGGGCGTGGCGTCACGGTCGGGGGTCGTCGCGTCCACCGCACCCACCAGGGCCCACCGCAGCTCCGCCGCGACCGATCCGGCCGGGCGCACGACGGGCGCGATCTCGCCGTCGTCCGTGCGGATGTCCAGCAGCTTCCCGTCGACGACGGACCAGAGCCGCGGCCACACCACCGACGGCGCGTCAGAGTCGCGCCACGCCTCGACCGTGACCTGCAGGTTGGCCTGCTCGTCGTCGAGCAGCCGGATCAGCTCCGCGCGGTCCGAGGTAGAGCCCGCCGCCGGCGGCGTGCCGAGGGCCGGGACGGACGACGCCGGGGCGCGCAGCGCCTCGAACGGCGGTAGCGCGGGGGTGAGCGCAGGCCACAGCTCGTCCACTGTGGCGAACCGGAGCTCGGCCCCGGGCGCGAGGAACGTCTCCCCGTCCCGCTCGGCGATCACCTGGATCACCAGGAGCACCCGCTCCCCGACCATGGTCAGCCGGGTCACCGTGCCGCTCGAACCGGACGTCGAGATCAGGGACGCGCGGACGGGCGCGCCCAGGTGCTCGGCAAGAGCCGTGCCGACGGCGGTCGCGCCGCCACCGTCTCGCGCCTCGGCGGTCACCGCGGCCCACTGCTTCGCGTCTAGCTCCAGAATCCGGCCGGCCATGAGCACTCCCTCTCCCTACACACATAAAAAAACTATCCCGCGGCATACCGCAGCCGAACCGTATCTCCGCGCCCGAGGTGCGTCCACGATTGGACTACCCATGGCCAAAGGTCAGGTCAGGCCGTATCTTGCCGCGCCGCGGGGGCCTGAGCGAACGGGCTAGGTCAGGAGCCGGGACAGGAACTCGCGGGTACGAGGCTCGCGCGGGTCGTTGAGGACCCGTCGGGTGGGCCCCTCCTCGCAGACGCGGCCCGCGTCGAGAAAGACGATGCGGTCCGCCACCTCGCGGGCGAACGCCATCTCGTGGGTCGCCATGAGGATCGTCGCGCCGTCGGCCTTGACCCGTCGTACCAGAGCGAGCACCTCGCCCACGAGCTCGGGGTCCAGGGCGGAGGTGATCTCGTCCAGGAGCAGCAGCTCGGGCCGGTCGATGATCGCCCGGACTATCGCCACGCGCTGCTGCTGCCCGCCCGAGAGGGTGTCCGGGTAGGCGCGCGCCTTGGCACCGAGCCCGATCGACTCGAGCAGCTCCATGGCGCGCGCCTCGGCGTCGGCCCGCCGGACCCGGTGGACCAGGCGGGACGCGAGGGTCACGTTCTCCAGCACGCTCAGGTGCGGGAACAGGTTGTAGGCCTGGAACACCGTGCCGATGCGGGCGCGCACGGCATCGCCGTCCACCCGCGGGTCGGAGATGTCCTCGCCCGACAGCCGGATCCGGCCGTCGTCGATGTGCTCCAGCAGGTTGACGGTGCGCAGCAGCGTCGACTTGCCCGCGCCGGAGGCTCCGATGACGGCGACCACCTCGTGCTCGGCCACCTTCAGGGAGACGCCACGCAGCACCTCGTGCGTGCCGAACGCGCACCACACGTCGCGCAGCTCCAGGACCGTCCTGCCGTCCGTCTGGTCCAGGCTCACACCAGGCTCCCCGTCTGCTCGCGGGCGCGCAGCCGCGCCGAGTACCAGTCGGTCAGCCGGATCATCGGCAGCGCGAGCAGCACGAACAGCAGCCCGGCCACCACGTACGGCGTGAAGTCGTAGTGCCGCGCGGTCTCGATCTGCGCGGCCCGGACGGCGTCCACGGCACCGAGCACGGAGATGAGGCCGACGTCCTTCTGCATGGCGACGAAGTCGTTCATGAGCGCGGGCGCCACCTTGCGCACCGCCTGCGGCAGCACCACCCGGCGCAGCGCCTGGCCGTGGGTGAGGCCCAGCGACCGCGCGGCCAGCCGCTGCGACGGGTGCACCGCCTCGATGCCCGCCCGGAACACCTCCGCGACATAGGCCGAGTACGTCAGGATCAGCGCGACGGTGCCCCAGAACGCGGCGTCCATCCGGCCGAAGAGCTCCAGGCCCGGCACCCCGAATCCGATCACGTACAGCACGATGATCAGCGGCGTCCCACGGAACAGGTCCGTATAGCCGGCCGCGAGCGCCCGCACCGGGAAGAAGACGGCTCCGCGCAGCGTGCGCAGGGTGGCGATCACCAGGGCGAGCAGCAGTACGCCGACGCTCGCGACGGCCAGCACCCGGACGTTCAGCCAGAGGCCGTCCAGGACGCGGGGCAGGGCCTCCCAGGCGACGTCCGGGTCGAGGAACGTCTCCCGCACGCGTTCCCAGCCGGGCGTCGCGCCGAGGCCGAGCACGAGGGCGGTCGCGAGGACCAGGGTGCTGACCAGGCCGGTCAGGACTGATCTGGTGGTCTGCCGACGGCGGTAGGCGCGCCGGTCGAGCTCGATCGCGCTGGGCGGGTGGCCGCTCGCTCCAGCGCTCACTCCAGGACCGGTGCCGCGCCCTGGCCGCCGAGCCACTCCTCCTGAAGCGTGTCGAGCGTGCCGTCCTCGCGGAGCTCGTCGACGGCGGCGGTCACGTCGGCGGTCAGGGGCGAGTCCTTCGGGAGCACGATGCCGAACTCGTCACCGCCCTGAGACCCGGGCAGCTGGCCGACGATGCTGCCGCCGTCGAGCTCGGCGGACGTCAGGTAGAACCCGGTGGGCAGGTCCACGACCAGGGCGTCGACGGTGCCGCTCTGCAGGGCGAGCTTGGCGTCGTCGTTCGAGCTGAAGACCTGGGCGCCGTCGTCGGGCGCGATGATCTCCTCGACGGCGTCGAGGCTGGTGCTGCCGGTGGCAGCGCCGACCCGGAGCGGCTTGAGGTCGTCGATACCGGTGGCGGACGCCGCCGGGGAGTCCTCGACGGTGATCACTACCTGGGTGGTCACGTAGTAGGGCGTGGAGAAGTCCACTGCCGCACGGCGCTCGTCCGTGACGGAGAACTGCTGGAGGTTCAGGTCGAAGTCCTTGGGGCCGGGCGCGATGGCCTCGTCGAACGTGGTGCGGACCCACTCGACGTCGGCGGGGGCGAAGCCCATCCGGTCGGCGACGGCGTAGGCGACAGCGGCCTCGAACCCCTCGCCCGACGCCGGGTCGTCGTCCTCGACCCACGGGGAGTACGCGGGCTCACCGGTGGCGATCGTCAGCTTGCCGTCGGTGACGTACCCGCTGCTCTCCTCCGCGCCCGGGTCCGCGCTCGGGGCGGCACAGCCGGCGAGCGCGACGGTGAGGGCGGCGGCTACGGGCAGGGCGAGCCGGGCTGGGCGCATCATCGGACGTGACCTCCAGGGGACGAATGCCCCCAGATTGTTGCACCTGACGCCGGTCTGGGCACCGGAAAACCGAGAGCTGGCACCGGTGGGACAATAGGGCCGTGACCTCCGTCCTCGACACCCCTGTGCTCAAGCCCCTGCAGATCGGTCCGATCACCGTCTCGACGCCGGTGGTGCTCGCGCCGATGGCGGGGGTGACCAACCGCGCCTTCCGGACGCTGTGCCGCGAGGCCGGCCGGTCTACCGGCTTCGACCCCGGCCTGTACGTGGCCGAGATGGTCACCAGCCGGGCGCTCGTGGAGCGCAACGTCGAGGCGCTGCGCATCGTGACGTTCGGCGAGGACGAGACGCCGCGCTCCGCCCAGGTGTACGGCGTGGACCCGGCCACCGTCGGCGCGGCGGTGAAGATCATCGCGGGCGAGGACCGGGCCGACCACGTCGACCTCAACTTCGGCTGCCCTGTGCCCAAGGTGACCCGCAAGGGCGGCGGCGCGGCGCTGCCGTGGAAGAAGCAGCTGTTCACGGACATCGTCCGATCAGCGGTCCAGGCTGCCGAGCCGTACGGCGTGCCCGTCACGATCAAGATGCGCAAGGGCATCGACGACGACCACCTGACCTACCTGGAGGCCGGCCGGATCGCGGAGTCCCTCGGCGTCGCCGCCGTCTCGTTGCATGCCCGCACCGCCGCCCAGCACTACTCCGGGCAGGCCGAGTGGGAGGCGATCGCGCGCCTCAAGGAGGCCGTGCGGACGGTCCCGGTGCTCGGCAACGGCGACATCTGGTCCGCGGAGGACGCCCTGCGGATGGTCGAGCAGACGGGGGCCGACGGCGTCGTCGTCGGCCGGGGCTGCCAGGGCCGCCCCTGGCTGTTCGCCGACCTGGCCGCTGCGTTCAACGGCGCCACCGTGCGGGTCCGGCCGGGCCTGCGCGAGGTCGCCGACGCGATCTACCGCCACGGTGAGCTGATGGTCGAGTACTTCGACGGCGACGAGGGCAAGGGCATGCGCGACCTGCGCAAGCACATGGCCTGGTACCTCAAGGGCTACGCCGTCGGGGGCGAGGCGCGGCACTCGCTCGCGCTCATCAGCACCCTGGCCGAGCTGCGCGAGCGGCTCGACGGCCTCGACCTGGACGCCCCGTACCCCGGGGAGGACGCCGAAGGCCCCCGCGGCCGCGCCGGCTCCCCAAGACCCCGCACCTGCCGTACGGCTGGCTCGACTCCCGGGACCTGTCGGAGGAGTTCGAGGCCAAGCTGCGCGAGGCGGAGCTGAGCGTCAGCGGCGGCTGACGAAGGGTGCAGCGCAGGGTACGGGCCGAGGAACGAGGCACGTGCCCGGAGCGGAACACGAGGAAGCCGCTAGAAGACTCAGTGGCTGAGCGCCCGCTACGGCTCCTCCGGCGGCAGGACCCGCCCCATGATGGAGGACGCCATGACGATCCCCGGATCGTCCCGCCCCGCCGCGGGCTCGCGGCCTTGCAGGAGCGCCGCCCCGTCCCGCGCCCAGCTCAGGCCCGGCCTGCCCGAAGCCGCCCGGTACAGCGCGTCCAGGTGGTCCGGATGCCGCTCGGCGAGCAGGGCCAGCACCCACGACGGCGCGTCGGGGTCGGCCAGCACCTGCGCCAGCCGCTGCGGCTTCCACGGTTCGAGCGGCGCGGTGTGCACCTCGCGGAGCTGCCCGTACCAGTCGAGCAGGCGCAGCCCCTTGACGGGGTGGTGCACCAGGGCGAACGCCGGGTCGTCGGGGTCCGCCGCGTCGTCGGGCAGCCAGTGCTCGTCGCGGAGCGACGGGAACAGTGCGAACTCCTCGGCAGGGGCCCCGATCCGGTCCTTGAACCGCAGGTAGCAGTCCATGACGTGCGACGCCGTGCCCTGCACCAGCACGTCCCCGAAGAGGTCCCGGAACGCGCGGTGGTGGTCGGTGACGAGCTCACGGGCCCGGGCCAGGGTGCGCGGGTTGCGGTAGGCGGGGCACGGCGAGGACACCAGCAGCCCGACGACGCCCCGCACGACGTCGACGATGCTGTCCGGCGAGTAGACCATCGGGGTGTCCGCGAAGATCCACGCGGCCCCGACCGGCAG is drawn from Promicromonospora sp. Populi and contains these coding sequences:
- a CDS encoding glycoside hydrolase family 13 protein: MTSTTPLTTADLTAGAPIHSPTGSEWWRDAVIYQVYPRSFADGNGDGIGDLPGVTSKLDHLKQLGVDAVWLSPFYSSPQKDAGYDVADYRDVDPLFGTLADFDEMLAGAHERGLKVIVDLVPNHSSDQHVWFQEALAAAPGSAARERYMFRDGGGPAGDEAPNNWPSLFGGPAWTRLAPGADDGPLGPQWYLHLFDSSQPDLNWDNAEVRDEFEAVLRFWLDRGVDGFRIDVAHSLVKEPGLPDWAGRGPNGERIMIVGSQDDGSTGVGDSGPMFDQDGVHDIYRSWHKVLSAYDGDRCLVAEAWVEPLSRLANYVRADEMQQAFNFSFLTTPWDAARLRQVVTRSLTAMDAVGAPTTWVLSNHDVVRAVSRLGLEDTSGAGPNGIGINDVQPDAPLGLRRARAATLLMLGLPGSAYLYQGEELGLPEHTTLPDELREDPAFIRTGGAEPGRDGCRVPLPWVGGAPGNGFGPTGETWLPQPEIYTDLAADRQYGVEGSTYELYRTALDLRRAEGLGAGSLSWVDALADSPDVLAFRVADVVVVANLGAAPVVLPAGSEVLLASGDLIDGAVPTDTAVWLRA
- a CDS encoding amino acid ABC transporter ATP-binding protein; translated protein: MSLDQTDGRTVLELRDVWCAFGTHEVLRGVSLKVAEHEVVAVIGASGAGKSTLLRTVNLLEHIDDGRIRLSGEDISDPRVDGDAVRARIGTVFQAYNLFPHLSVLENVTLASRLVHRVRRADAEARAMELLESIGLGAKARAYPDTLSGGQQQRVAIVRAIIDRPELLLLDEITSALDPELVGEVLALVRRVKADGATILMATHEMAFAREVADRIVFLDAGRVCEEGPTRRVLNDPREPRTREFLSRLLT
- a CDS encoding amino acid ABC transporter permease, whose translation is MSAGASGHPPSAIELDRRAYRRRQTTRSVLTGLVSTLVLATALVLGLGATPGWERVRETFLDPDVAWEALPRVLDGLWLNVRVLAVASVGVLLLALVIATLRTLRGAVFFPVRALAAGYTDLFRGTPLIIVLYVIGFGVPGLELFGRMDAAFWGTVALILTYSAYVAEVFRAGIEAVHPSQRLAARSLGLTHGQALRRVVLPQAVRKVAPALMNDFVAMQKDVGLISVLGAVDAVRAAQIETARHYDFTPYVVAGLLFVLLALPMIRLTDWYSARLRAREQTGSLV
- a CDS encoding ABC transporter substrate-binding protein translates to MMRPARLALPVAAALTVALAGCAAPSADPGAEESSGYVTDGKLTIATGEPAYSPWVEDDDPASGEGFEAAVAYAVADRMGFAPADVEWVRTTFDEAIAPGPKDFDLNLQQFSVTDERRAAVDFSTPYYVTTQVVITVEDSPAASATGIDDLKPLRVGAATGSTSLDAVEEIIAPDDGAQVFSSNDDAKLALQSGTVDALVVDLPTGFYLTSAELDGGSIVGQLPGSQGGDEFGIVLPKDSPLTADVTAAVDELREDGTLDTLQEEWLGGQGAAPVLE